The following are encoded in a window of Mycobacterium vicinigordonae genomic DNA:
- a CDS encoding metallophosphoesterase family protein: MRLLMIADTHVPKRARDLPAQVWDEVAAADVVIHAGDWVVPDLLDELEARSNRLLACWGNNDGAELRSRLPERADAELGGLRFSVVHETGASAGRNERMSRRYADTDVLVFGHSHIPWDTTTASGLRLLNPGSPTDRRRQPHCTYLTATADAGVLSDVVLHRINR; encoded by the coding sequence ATGCGGTTGCTCATGATCGCCGACACGCACGTCCCGAAACGGGCGCGTGACCTGCCCGCTCAGGTGTGGGACGAGGTCGCGGCCGCCGACGTCGTCATCCACGCCGGTGACTGGGTGGTGCCCGACCTCCTCGACGAGCTCGAAGCGAGGTCAAACCGCCTCCTCGCCTGCTGGGGCAACAACGACGGCGCGGAGCTGCGATCGCGGCTGCCGGAGCGTGCCGACGCGGAGCTGGGCGGACTGCGCTTCTCCGTAGTGCACGAGACCGGCGCCTCTGCCGGTCGCAACGAGCGCATGTCGCGGCGCTATGCCGACACCGACGTGCTGGTCTTCGGCCACAGCCACATCCCGTGGGACACCACCACTGCGTCCGGCCTGCGGCTGCTCAACCCGGGGTCTCCGACGGATCGCCGCAGGCAGCCCCACTGCACTTACCTAACCGCCACCGCAGACGCTGGCGTGCTGTCCGACGTCGTTCTACACAGGATCAATAGATAG